A window of the Streptomyces sp. NBC_00454 genome harbors these coding sequences:
- a CDS encoding helix-turn-helix transcriptional regulator yields MMLEDLVRLRRARDAMDRDYASPLDVTALAGIALMSPGHFSRSFRTAFGETPYSYLMTRRVERAKALLRRGDLSVTEVCFEVGCTSLGSFSSRFTELVGESPSAYRARSHEAGAALPACVSKILTRPVRNPRPGGPAAAGPDFAP; encoded by the coding sequence GTGATGCTTGAGGACCTGGTACGGCTGCGCCGTGCCCGCGATGCGATGGACCGCGATTACGCGAGCCCGCTGGACGTCACGGCACTGGCGGGCATCGCCCTCATGTCGCCGGGGCATTTCTCCCGCAGTTTCCGCACGGCCTTCGGCGAGACCCCGTACAGCTACCTGATGACCCGCCGCGTCGAGCGGGCGAAGGCGCTGCTGCGCCGGGGCGACCTGAGCGTCACCGAGGTCTGCTTCGAGGTGGGCTGTACCTCGCTGGGCTCGTTCAGCTCGCGCTTCACCGAGCTGGTCGGCGAGAGCCCCAGCGCCTACCGGGCCCGTTCCCACGAGGCCGGCGCCGCCCTCCCGGCCTGCGTGTCCAAGATCCTGACGCGCCCGGTGAGGAACCCCCGCCCGGGCGGCCCCGCAGCGGCCGGCCCCGACTTCGCGCCTTAG
- the argC gene encoding N-acetyl-gamma-glutamyl-phosphate reductase, with protein MVVRVAVAGASGYAGGELLRLLLAHPEVEIGALTGNSNAGQLLGSLQPHLVPLAGRTLEATTPEALAGHDVVFLALPHGQSAAVAAQLGEDVLVVDMGADHRLKDSADWDKFYGAPHAGTWPYGLPELPGARTALAGSKRIAVPGCYPTAVSLALFPAYAAQLAEPEAVIVAATGTSGAGKALKPHLLGSEVMGSMSPYGVGGGHRHTPEMVQNLSPLAGERVSVSFTPMLAPMPRGILATCSAKALPGTTADAVRSAYEKAYADEPFVHLLPEGQWPATASVYGSNAVHIQVAYDEAAQRIIAISAIDNLTKGTAGGAVQSMNIALGLHESLGLSTIGVAP; from the coding sequence ATGGTGGTACGTGTAGCGGTGGCCGGTGCGAGTGGATATGCGGGCGGAGAGCTCCTGCGCCTGCTCCTGGCCCACCCCGAAGTCGAGATCGGCGCGCTGACCGGGAACTCCAACGCCGGGCAGCTGCTCGGTTCGCTCCAGCCGCACCTGGTGCCGCTGGCCGGCCGGACCCTGGAGGCGACCACGCCCGAGGCGCTCGCCGGGCACGATGTCGTCTTCCTGGCGCTGCCCCACGGGCAGTCCGCCGCCGTCGCCGCCCAGCTGGGCGAGGACGTCCTCGTCGTCGACATGGGCGCCGACCACCGGCTCAAGGACTCCGCCGACTGGGACAAGTTCTACGGCGCCCCGCACGCCGGGACCTGGCCCTACGGCCTCCCCGAGCTGCCGGGAGCCCGCACCGCGCTGGCGGGCAGCAAGCGCATCGCCGTGCCCGGGTGCTACCCGACGGCCGTCTCGCTCGCGCTCTTCCCCGCCTACGCCGCACAGCTCGCCGAGCCCGAAGCCGTGATCGTCGCCGCCACCGGCACCTCCGGGGCCGGCAAGGCGCTCAAGCCGCACCTGCTCGGCTCCGAGGTCATGGGCTCCATGAGCCCGTACGGGGTCGGCGGCGGCCACCGCCACACGCCCGAGATGGTGCAGAACCTCAGCCCCCTCGCCGGTGAGCGGGTCTCGGTGTCGTTCACGCCGATGCTGGCGCCCATGCCCCGCGGCATCCTCGCCACCTGCTCCGCCAAGGCACTCCCCGGCACCACCGCCGACGCGGTCCGCTCCGCGTACGAGAAGGCGTACGCCGACGAGCCCTTCGTGCACCTGCTGCCCGAGGGGCAGTGGCCGGCGACTGCGTCCGTCTACGGTTCCAACGCCGTTCACATCCAGGTCGCGTACGACGAAGCCGCCCAGCGGATCATCGCGATCAGCGCCATCGACAACCTCACCAAGGGCACTGCCGGCGGCGCTGTCCAGAGCATGAACATCGCCCTCGGTCTCCACGAGAGCCTGGGTCTTTCCACGATCGGAGTAGCACCGTGA
- a CDS encoding arginine repressor — MSQAQEHESNGQSVPQTRTARHRRIVDILNRQPVRSQSQLAKLLADDGLSVTQATLSRDLDELGAVKIRNTGGELIYAVPSEGGFRTPQAPLGESAKEERMRRLSGELLISAEASANLVVLRTPPGAAQFLASAIDQAELQAILGTIAGDDTLMLISRDPAGGQALADHLLRLAQKES, encoded by the coding sequence ATGAGTCAGGCGCAGGAACACGAATCGAACGGCCAGTCCGTTCCGCAGACTCGCACCGCCCGCCACCGCCGGATCGTGGACATCCTCAACCGGCAGCCGGTCCGCTCCCAGAGCCAGCTGGCCAAGCTGCTCGCCGACGACGGGCTGAGCGTCACCCAGGCGACGCTCAGCCGCGACCTCGACGAGCTCGGCGCGGTGAAGATCCGCAACACGGGCGGCGAGCTGATCTACGCGGTCCCCAGCGAGGGCGGCTTCCGCACCCCGCAGGCACCCCTCGGCGAGTCGGCGAAGGAGGAGCGCATGCGGCGCCTCTCCGGGGAACTGCTGATCTCGGCGGAGGCCTCCGCGAACCTCGTGGTCCTGCGCACCCCGCCGGGTGCGGCCCAGTTCCTCGCCTCGGCGATCGACCAGGCCGAGCTCCAGGCGATCCTCGGCACGATCGCGGGCGACGACACGCTGATGCTGATCAGCCGTGACCCGGCGGGCGGCCAGGCGCTGGCCGACCACCTGCTGCGGCTGGCCCAGAAGGAGAGCTGA
- a CDS encoding chitin binding peritrophin-A domain-containing protein has translation MLRIVKGLAALAAGAAFALGLGVVPAGAAATAEGSCAGGVTGRLPRAADQRFYVQCGGGIATVLACPTGQVYAPERQLCDDPERVRPAVATAAVAATAGPAKLNGLLFGVKNLSATVRIADAPAGLDGVPVTFTTLGGRTLCTAVTDQFGAARCDTPARLTIPLDEILRGYRANYAGIGGIYLGSSATAPVSLL, from the coding sequence GTGTTACGCATCGTCAAGGGACTCGCCGCACTGGCCGCCGGGGCGGCCTTCGCCCTGGGTCTGGGGGTCGTACCCGCCGGCGCCGCGGCCACCGCCGAGGGCTCGTGCGCGGGCGGGGTCACCGGGCGGCTGCCGCGGGCGGCGGACCAGCGGTTCTACGTGCAGTGCGGGGGCGGGATCGCCACCGTGCTGGCCTGCCCCACCGGGCAGGTCTACGCCCCCGAGCGCCAGCTCTGCGACGACCCCGAGCGGGTCCGACCCGCCGTGGCCACCGCCGCGGTGGCCGCGACGGCCGGCCCGGCGAAGCTGAACGGGCTGCTGTTCGGCGTCAAGAACCTCAGCGCCACCGTGCGCATCGCGGACGCGCCGGCCGGGCTCGACGGCGTACCGGTCACCTTCACCACCCTCGGCGGCCGGACCCTGTGCACCGCCGTCACCGACCAGTTCGGCGCCGCCCGCTGCGACACCCCGGCCCGGCTGACGATCCCGCTGGACGAGATCCTGCGCGGCTACCGGGCGAACTACGCGGGCATCGGCGGGATCTACCTCGGCTCCTCCGCCACCGCCCCGGTCTCGCTGCTCTAG
- the argB gene encoding acetylglutamate kinase — protein MSTARKHTALPKAQILIEALPWLTRHNGKIVVIKFGGNAMIDEDLKAAFAQDVVFLRQAGLKPVVVHGGGPQINAQLDKQGLVSEFKAGLRVTTPEAMDVVRMVLAGQVQRELVGLLNQHGPLAVGMTGEDAHTITATKHTPEIDGELVDIGRVGEITAIDTGAIEALLADGRIPVISSIARSADDHHVYNVNADTAAAALAAALGAETLMVLTDVEGLYADWPNSDEVISRLTVSELEKLLPELSSGMVPKMEGCLHAVRSGVTTARVIDGRVQHSILLEIFTDEGIGTMVVPDALAVDTQGGDPA, from the coding sequence ATGAGCACTGCACGCAAGCACACCGCGCTGCCCAAGGCCCAGATCCTCATCGAGGCCCTGCCCTGGCTGACCCGCCACAACGGCAAGATCGTCGTCATCAAGTTCGGCGGCAACGCCATGATCGACGAGGACCTGAAGGCGGCCTTCGCCCAGGACGTGGTCTTCCTGCGCCAGGCCGGCCTCAAGCCGGTCGTCGTGCACGGCGGCGGCCCGCAGATCAACGCCCAGCTGGACAAGCAGGGCCTGGTCAGCGAGTTCAAGGCCGGTCTGCGCGTCACCACGCCGGAGGCGATGGACGTCGTACGGATGGTCCTGGCCGGGCAGGTCCAGCGCGAGCTGGTCGGGCTGCTCAACCAGCACGGGCCGCTCGCCGTCGGTATGACCGGCGAGGACGCCCACACCATCACCGCCACCAAGCACACCCCCGAGATCGACGGAGAGCTCGTCGACATCGGGCGGGTCGGCGAGATCACCGCCATCGACACCGGCGCGATCGAGGCCCTGCTGGCGGACGGCCGGATCCCGGTCATCTCCTCCATCGCGCGCAGCGCCGACGACCACCACGTGTACAACGTGAACGCCGACACCGCCGCCGCGGCCCTCGCCGCCGCACTCGGCGCCGAGACGCTGATGGTCCTCACCGACGTGGAGGGGCTCTACGCGGACTGGCCCAACAGCGACGAGGTCATCAGCCGGCTCACCGTCAGCGAGCTGGAGAAGCTGCTCCCCGAGCTGTCGAGCGGCATGGTCCCGAAGATGGAGGGCTGCCTGCACGCCGTCCGCAGTGGTGTGACCACCGCCAGGGTGATCGACGGCCGGGTCCAGCACTCGATCCTGCTGGAGATCTTCACGGACGAGGGAATCGGCACGATGGTCGTGCCCGACGCACTGGCAGTCGACACCCAGGGAGGGGACCCCGCATGA
- a CDS encoding DUF5997 family protein, producing the protein MTSQQNAQTMKPATAAKKLGVYLEATPAEFQEGVVSRTELAALQAEPPQWLQDLRNNGPHPRPVVAAKLGISISGLARGGVTEALTTEQIEALKEDMPEWLAKERATQADVRKETVRIKQMQAEKAEKGAKGEK; encoded by the coding sequence ATGACGTCGCAGCAGAACGCCCAGACCATGAAGCCCGCGACCGCGGCGAAGAAGCTGGGTGTGTACCTAGAGGCCACCCCCGCAGAGTTCCAGGAGGGTGTCGTCTCGCGCACCGAGCTGGCCGCCCTCCAGGCCGAGCCGCCCCAGTGGCTGCAGGACCTCCGGAACAACGGCCCGCACCCCCGTCCGGTGGTCGCGGCGAAGCTCGGGATCTCCATCTCCGGCCTGGCGCGCGGCGGTGTCACCGAGGCGCTCACCACCGAGCAGATCGAGGCGCTGAAGGAGGACATGCCCGAGTGGCTCGCCAAGGAGCGCGCCACCCAGGCCGATGTCCGCAAGGAGACCGTCCGCATCAAGCAGATGCAGGCCGAGAAGGCCGAGAAGGGCGCCAAGGGCGAGAAGTAG
- a CDS encoding LysR family substrate-binding domain-containing protein, protein MTDSRTPPTFKLAYVPGVTPTKWVRVWKERLPDVPLTLIQVTPAEAPALLRERGADAGFVRLPIDRTDLSAIPLYTETTVVVIPKDHLVAAAEEVSLEDLADEIVLHPLDDTLEWEQLPGKPALQRPETTADAIELVAAGIGVLAVPQSLARLHHRKDLTYRTLLDAPASRVALSWPEEDETPDLVEEFIGIVRGRTVNSSRGRGRTQPEPEPKKAKPQRKPAPKSGGKPTARNPRAGAPKGGKATAKSTGKRGKPRGR, encoded by the coding sequence GTGACAGACTCCCGGACACCCCCGACGTTCAAGCTCGCGTACGTACCCGGGGTGACGCCCACCAAGTGGGTCCGGGTCTGGAAGGAGCGGCTGCCCGACGTCCCGCTGACCCTGATCCAGGTCACCCCCGCCGAAGCCCCCGCCCTGCTGCGGGAGCGCGGCGCCGACGCCGGATTCGTCCGGCTGCCGATCGACCGCACGGACCTCAGCGCGATCCCGCTCTACACCGAGACCACGGTCGTCGTGATCCCCAAGGACCACCTCGTCGCGGCGGCCGAGGAGGTCTCGCTCGAGGATCTGGCCGACGAGATCGTGCTCCACCCGCTCGACGACACCCTCGAATGGGAGCAGCTGCCGGGCAAGCCCGCACTGCAGCGCCCCGAGACCACCGCCGACGCGATCGAGCTGGTGGCGGCGGGGATCGGGGTGCTCGCCGTACCGCAGTCGCTCGCACGTCTGCACCACCGCAAGGACCTGACGTACCGCACCCTCCTCGACGCCCCCGCCTCGCGCGTCGCGCTGTCCTGGCCCGAGGAGGACGAGACCCCCGACCTGGTGGAGGAGTTCATCGGGATCGTGCGCGGGCGGACGGTCAACAGCTCCCGCGGCCGCGGCCGCACCCAGCCGGAGCCCGAGCCGAAGAAGGCGAAGCCGCAGCGCAAGCCGGCCCCGAAGTCGGGCGGCAAGCCGACGGCCAGGAACCCGCGCGCCGGCGCCCCCAAGGGCGGCAAGGCCACGGCCAAGTCCACCGGCAAGCGCGGCAAGCCCCGCGGGCGTTAG
- a CDS encoding pyridoxamine 5'-phosphate oxidase family protein, producing MGKLYERIDGRLREFIEQQPVFFTATAPLAGDGHINLSPKGRAGSLVVVDERTLAYLDFGGSGAETIAHVRENGRITLMWCAFSGPPKIVRIHGDGEAVFRDDPRWEGLVELFGEADGPSARAVVLVRARRIADVCGYAVPFMEYQGERTLHAEHFARKTDEEFNEYCEKKEFVGVSLDGLPALPLPLPPRTV from the coding sequence ATGGGAAAGCTCTACGAACGCATCGACGGCCGGCTGCGCGAGTTCATCGAGCAGCAGCCGGTCTTCTTCACCGCGACCGCCCCGCTGGCCGGTGACGGGCACATCAACCTCTCCCCCAAGGGCCGCGCCGGGTCCCTCGTCGTCGTCGACGAGAGGACCCTCGCGTACCTCGACTTCGGCGGCAGCGGCGCCGAGACCATCGCCCACGTCCGCGAGAACGGCCGCATCACGCTGATGTGGTGCGCGTTCTCCGGGCCGCCGAAGATCGTGCGCATCCACGGCGACGGCGAGGCCGTCTTCCGGGACGACCCGCGCTGGGAGGGGCTGGTCGAGCTGTTCGGGGAGGCCGACGGGCCCTCGGCGCGCGCCGTCGTCCTCGTCAGGGCCCGGCGGATCGCGGACGTGTGCGGCTACGCCGTCCCGTTCATGGAGTACCAGGGCGAGCGCACGCTCCACGCGGAGCACTTCGCCCGCAAGACGGACGAGGAGTTCAACGAGTACTGCGAGAAGAAGGAGTTCGTCGGGGTGAGCCTCGACGGCCTGCCTGCGCTGCCCCTGCCCCTTCCGCCCCGTACCGTCTGA
- a CDS encoding HEAT repeat domain-containing protein — translation MGQEAEKGRAAAAALLGGDGTAVGGRLTWTEPEVRAGLDTGTGPRAWIAFDKEVRILQRAAYGVLRSTRVEARLCHADGRIRAAALGAWRFPPLELVLIRCTDWARAVRERAREVLGGALGKDPEDALVGLAPLVLRLGRREHGAWAVEQLEAALSGRDSVFAAWWRPDQLSTTSSPQSLTDAQRTSVMDRLHLSRDLPTRQFTARLAVAPGHGIGVRELARRAAAELDPLAARLWNDAALAALAADGPDDEAVDTLLRARIPMVRAAGVTALRRAGRAEEASLHLVDRSGLVRACARWLVKQDGGDPYARYRALLEGPEPVSPYAVTGFSECAGRPDAPLVRGLLEHPEGAVRAAALAGLRRMNGHVEDAVLVPLLDDPSASVTREASLSLLPAARRLDPGHLTARIAPERPPHVRRAAFRLLYERGGMARLRASVALLEDSDPGLRETARETVCLWDCQATLRTSEGDPVELGGLLTRSAHLFSDYQLALRRSRLGLTD, via the coding sequence ATGGGACAGGAAGCGGAGAAGGGGCGCGCCGCCGCGGCGGCTCTGCTGGGCGGGGACGGCACGGCCGTCGGCGGCCGGCTCACCTGGACCGAGCCGGAGGTCCGGGCCGGGCTCGACACCGGGACCGGGCCAAGGGCCTGGATCGCCTTCGACAAAGAGGTGCGGATCCTGCAGCGCGCCGCCTACGGGGTCCTGCGGAGCACCCGGGTCGAGGCCCGGCTGTGCCACGCCGACGGGCGGATCCGCGCGGCCGCGCTCGGAGCGTGGCGGTTCCCGCCGCTGGAGCTGGTCCTGATCCGGTGCACCGACTGGGCCCGGGCAGTCCGCGAACGCGCCCGGGAGGTGCTCGGCGGAGCCCTTGGCAAGGACCCCGAAGACGCACTCGTCGGCCTCGCCCCGCTCGTCCTGCGGCTGGGTCGGCGCGAACACGGCGCCTGGGCGGTGGAGCAGCTCGAGGCCGCCCTGAGCGGCCGGGACTCCGTCTTCGCCGCATGGTGGCGTCCCGACCAGCTCTCGACGACATCGAGCCCCCAGTCGCTGACCGACGCGCAGCGCACCTCCGTCATGGACCGGCTGCACCTGAGCCGCGACCTGCCGACCCGGCAGTTCACGGCCCGGCTGGCCGTGGCCCCGGGGCACGGGATCGGCGTACGGGAGCTCGCGCGGCGGGCAGCCGCGGAGCTGGACCCGCTGGCGGCCCGGCTGTGGAACGACGCGGCCCTCGCGGCGCTCGCCGCCGACGGGCCGGACGACGAAGCCGTCGACACCCTGCTCCGCGCCCGGATCCCGATGGTCCGCGCCGCCGGGGTCACCGCGCTGCGCCGGGCCGGGCGGGCCGAGGAAGCCTCCCTGCACCTCGTCGACCGGTCCGGCCTGGTACGGGCCTGCGCGCGCTGGCTGGTCAAACAGGACGGCGGGGACCCGTACGCGCGCTACCGCGCGCTGCTCGAAGGCCCCGAGCCCGTCTCCCCGTACGCGGTGACCGGCTTCTCAGAATGCGCCGGGCGCCCCGACGCGCCGCTGGTGCGCGGCCTGCTGGAGCATCCCGAGGGCGCGGTGCGGGCCGCCGCCCTGGCGGGGCTGCGCCGGATGAACGGCCATGTGGAGGACGCGGTGCTGGTCCCCCTGCTCGACGATCCCTCGGCGTCGGTGACCCGCGAGGCCTCGCTGAGCCTGCTCCCGGCGGCCCGGCGGCTGGACCCCGGCCACCTCACCGCGCGCATCGCCCCCGAACGGCCCCCGCACGTGCGCCGGGCAGCCTTCCGGCTGCTGTACGAGCGGGGCGGGATGGCCCGGCTGCGGGCCTCGGTGGCCCTGCTGGAGGACTCCGATCCCGGGCTGCGCGAGACGGCGCGGGAGACCGTGTGCCTCTGGGACTGTCAGGCCACCCTGCGCACGAGCGAAGGGGACCCGGTCGAACTCGGCGGGCTGCTCACACGGTCGGCGCACCTGTTCAGCGACTACCAGCTGGCACTGCGCCGCTCCCGGCTCGGTCTCACCGACTGA
- the argJ gene encoding bifunctional glutamate N-acetyltransferase/amino-acid acetyltransferase ArgJ has product MSVTAAQGFTAAGIAAGIKSNGNPDLALVVNNGPRLAAAGVFTSNRVKAAPVHWSEQVLRGAAVSAVVLNSGGANACTGPKGFQDTHATAEKVAEALGAGVNAGEVAVASTGLIGVLLPMDKLLPGIDTAAAALSADGGEDAAIAIKTTDTVHKTATVSQDGWTVGGMAKGAGMLAPGLATMLVVLTTDADLDSATLDKALRSATRTTFDRVDSDGCMSTNDTVLLLASGASGQVPAYEAFAEAVRTVCDDLARQLIGDAEGASKDIRIEVIGAATEDDAVEVGRSIARNNLLKCAIHGEDPNWGRVLSAIGTTKAAFDPDRLNVAINDVWVCKNGSVGEDRDLVSMKGREVRITADLSTGSESAVIWANDLTAEYVHENSAYSS; this is encoded by the coding sequence GTGAGTGTCACGGCAGCACAGGGATTCACGGCAGCGGGCATTGCCGCCGGGATCAAGTCGAACGGCAACCCGGACCTCGCCCTCGTCGTCAACAACGGCCCGCGCCTGGCCGCCGCCGGCGTCTTCACCTCCAACCGTGTCAAGGCCGCACCCGTCCACTGGTCCGAGCAGGTGCTGCGGGGTGCCGCCGTCAGCGCGGTCGTCCTCAACTCCGGCGGGGCCAACGCCTGCACCGGCCCCAAGGGCTTCCAGGACACCCACGCCACCGCCGAGAAGGTCGCCGAGGCGCTGGGCGCCGGGGTCAACGCCGGCGAGGTCGCCGTCGCCTCCACCGGCCTGATCGGCGTACTGCTCCCCATGGACAAGCTGCTCCCCGGCATCGACACCGCGGCCGCCGCGCTCTCCGCTGATGGCGGCGAGGACGCCGCCATCGCCATCAAGACCACCGACACGGTGCACAAGACGGCCACGGTCTCCCAGGACGGCTGGACCGTCGGCGGCATGGCCAAGGGTGCGGGCATGCTCGCCCCGGGCCTGGCCACCATGCTCGTCGTCCTCACCACCGACGCCGACCTGGACAGCGCCACCCTCGACAAGGCGCTGCGCTCCGCGACCCGCACCACCTTCGACCGGGTCGACTCCGACGGCTGCATGTCCACCAACGACACCGTGCTGCTCCTGGCCTCGGGCGCGTCCGGCCAGGTGCCGGCCTACGAGGCGTTCGCGGAAGCCGTACGCACCGTCTGCGACGACCTGGCCCGCCAGCTGATCGGCGACGCCGAGGGCGCCAGCAAGGACATCCGCATCGAGGTCATCGGCGCGGCCACCGAGGACGACGCGGTCGAGGTCGGCCGGTCCATCGCCCGCAACAACCTGCTCAAGTGCGCCATCCACGGCGAGGACCCGAACTGGGGCCGCGTCCTGTCCGCGATCGGCACCACGAAGGCCGCCTTCGACCCGGACCGCCTCAATGTCGCCATCAACGACGTCTGGGTCTGCAAGAACGGCTCGGTCGGCGAGGACCGCGACCTGGTGAGCATGAAGGGCCGCGAGGTCCGCATCACCGCCGACCTGTCCACCGGCTCCGAGTCCGCTGTCATCTGGGCCAACGACCTGACGGCCGAGTACGTCCACGAGAACAGCGCGTACTCCTCATGA
- a CDS encoding L,D-transpeptidase, which translates to MVTGLLPQAHPPQAHPPHGRPPLAALLADTGGGSQLITAVAPAPGSTAGRVTWWDRRAGRWYEAGSAPARFGANGLTEGATRTQGTNTTPAGLYALPYAFGIAHAPAGTQVGYRRVTPASWWCQDNASASYNRWVEPLPADCAPGEAEHLAGYAQQYAHALVIAFNYDRPVRGRGAGIFLHVNGRGATAGCVSVPEDAMREILRWANPRRHPHIAIGTESGRLAVTRY; encoded by the coding sequence ATCGTCACCGGCCTGCTCCCGCAGGCCCATCCACCGCAGGCCCATCCGCCACACGGACGCCCGCCGCTGGCCGCCCTGCTCGCCGACACCGGCGGCGGCAGCCAGCTGATCACGGCGGTCGCCCCCGCACCCGGCTCCACGGCGGGACGGGTGACCTGGTGGGACCGGCGGGCGGGGCGCTGGTACGAGGCCGGCAGCGCGCCGGCCCGCTTCGGGGCGAACGGCCTGACCGAGGGCGCGACCCGCACCCAGGGCACGAACACCACGCCGGCCGGCCTGTACGCGCTCCCGTACGCCTTCGGCATCGCGCACGCCCCGGCCGGAACACAGGTCGGCTACCGGCGGGTGACCCCCGCCTCCTGGTGGTGCCAGGACAACGCCTCGGCCAGCTACAACCGCTGGGTGGAGCCGCTGCCCGCGGACTGCGCGCCGGGCGAGGCCGAGCACCTGGCCGGGTACGCCCAGCAGTACGCGCACGCGCTGGTCATCGCCTTCAACTACGACCGGCCGGTACGGGGCCGGGGCGCGGGCATCTTCCTGCACGTCAACGGCAGGGGCGCCACGGCCGGCTGCGTCTCCGTCCCGGAGGACGCCATGCGGGAGATCCTGCGCTGGGCGAACCCGCGCAGGCACCCGCACATCGCGATCGGCACGGAGTCCGGGCGTCTGGCGGTCACCCGGTACTGA
- a CDS encoding acetylornithine transaminase: protein MTGNQEYATRWQGALTNNYGTPALALVRGTGAQVWDADGRQYTDFVGGIAVNALGHAHPAIVSAVTGQISTLGHVSNLYASEPVLALGERLLQLFGREGKVFFCNSGAEAVEAAFKIGRLTGRTHMVATDGGFHGRTMGALALTGQPKKQDPFRPLPGDVTHVPYGDVEALRAAVTEETALVIIEPIQGENGVVVPPAGYLTAAREITRATGTLLVLDEVQTGIGRCGQWFEHQAHEGVEPDLVTLAKGLGGGLPIGAVAAFGPAADLLQPGQHGTTFGGNPIACAAGLAVVDTIAAEGLLGQVKERGERLRSGIEGFAHPLVSHVRGAGLLLGIVLTEPLAPQVQRAAQDVGFLVNAPAPDVVRLMPPYVLTEAEADAFLRALPGVLDAAKSAADVDG from the coding sequence ATGACCGGCAACCAGGAATACGCGACCCGCTGGCAGGGCGCGCTGACCAACAACTACGGCACGCCCGCGCTGGCCCTCGTACGCGGCACCGGTGCCCAGGTGTGGGACGCGGACGGCAGGCAGTACACCGACTTCGTGGGCGGGATCGCGGTCAACGCCCTCGGCCACGCCCACCCGGCGATCGTCTCCGCCGTGACCGGGCAGATCTCCACACTCGGCCACGTCTCCAACCTCTACGCCTCAGAGCCGGTCCTCGCGCTCGGCGAGCGGCTGCTCCAGCTCTTCGGCCGCGAGGGCAAGGTCTTCTTCTGCAACTCCGGCGCCGAGGCCGTCGAAGCCGCCTTCAAGATCGGCCGGCTGACCGGGCGGACCCACATGGTCGCCACCGACGGCGGCTTCCACGGCCGCACCATGGGCGCCCTGGCGCTCACCGGCCAGCCCAAGAAGCAGGACCCCTTCCGCCCGCTGCCCGGGGACGTCACGCACGTCCCGTACGGCGATGTGGAGGCCCTGCGGGCCGCCGTCACCGAAGAGACCGCGCTCGTGATCATCGAGCCGATCCAGGGCGAGAACGGTGTGGTCGTACCGCCCGCCGGCTATCTGACGGCCGCCCGCGAGATCACCCGTGCCACCGGCACCCTGCTCGTCCTCGACGAGGTGCAGACCGGCATCGGCCGCTGCGGCCAGTGGTTCGAACACCAGGCCCACGAGGGCGTCGAGCCCGACCTCGTCACGCTCGCCAAGGGTCTCGGCGGCGGACTGCCGATCGGGGCGGTGGCCGCCTTCGGCCCGGCCGCCGACCTGCTCCAGCCCGGTCAGCACGGCACCACCTTCGGCGGCAACCCGATCGCGTGCGCCGCCGGCCTCGCCGTCGTCGACACCATCGCTGCCGAGGGGCTCCTCGGCCAGGTCAAGGAGCGCGGGGAGCGACTGCGGAGCGGAATCGAAGGATTCGCACACCCGCTCGTCTCGCATGTCCGCGGTGCGGGGCTTCTGCTGGGTATCGTGCTGACCGAGCCGCTCGCACCGCAGGTGCAGCGCGCGGCTCAGGACGTCGGCTTCCTGGTCAACGCGCCCGCCCCCGACGTCGTACGGCTCATGCCTCCGTACGTGCTCACCGAGGCCGAGGCGGACGCGTTCCTGCGGGCCCTGCCCGGCGTGCTGGACGCAGCGAAGTCCGCCGCGGACGTGGACGGATGA